In a genomic window of Gossypium arboreum isolate Shixiya-1 chromosome 7, ASM2569848v2, whole genome shotgun sequence:
- the LOC108477390 gene encoding uncharacterized protein LOC108477390, with amino-acid sequence MEATTSKTLLMFWLLVTCIAAVSLGSPVETQGFGGCLMSFASVKGCVEAIHEVVSHEKFDALQPKCCKAIIKLGDNCWPIVFPNQPCLPVLLKTVCKVLGMVVKVENVAAAP; translated from the coding sequence ATGGAAGCAACAACATCGAAAACCCTCCTCATGTTTTGGCTACTCGTCACCTGCATTGCTGCAGTTTCATTGGGATCACCAGTGGAAACCCAAGGTTTTGGGGGATGCCTCATGTCGTTCGCAAGTGTAAAAGGTTGCGTTGAGGCAATCCACGAGGTCGTTTCGCACGAGAAGTTCGATGCACTCCAACCTAAATGCTGCAAAGCAATCATTAAGCTGGGCGACAATTGTTGGCCAATTGTTTTTCCCAATCAACCTTGCCTTCCTGTCTTACTCAAGACCGTTTGTAAGGTTTTAGGGATGGTTGTGAAAGTTGAGAATGTTGCAGCAGCACCTTGA
- the LOC108469668 gene encoding polyadenylate-binding protein RBP47B'-like isoform X2 produces MATITATQHHHHPTSLEEVRTLWIGDLQFWVDESYLNSCFAHTGELVSIKIIRNKITGQPEGYGFVEFVSHQAAERILQTYNGTPMPGTDQMFRLNWASFGIGERRTDPGLEHSIFVGDLASDVTDYLLQETFRAHYPSVRGAKVVTDPNTGRSKGYGFVKFADEMERNRAMTEMNGVYCSTRAMRISAATPKKTTAGFQQQYAVAKAVYPVPAYTTPMQVLPPDNDNTNTTIFVGNLDPNVTEEELKQFFSPLGEIVYVKIPAAKGCGFVQFATRTSAEEAIQRMQGQMIGQQVVRISWGRSPTAKQDLPGAWGTQVDPNQWSAYYGYGQGYDAYAYGATQDPSLYAYGAYAGYAQYSQQIEGSQEMAAITAAVPGVEQREESYDPLATPDVDKLNATYLSVHGSAIVGRPLWLRTSFLPQA; encoded by the exons ATGGCGACGATAACTGCTACACAACACCACCACCATCCGACATCGCTAGAGGAAGTCCGTACGCTTTGGATAGGAGACCTCCAGTTTTGGGTCGACGAGTCTTACCTCAACTCTTGCTTTGCTCACACCGGCGAG CTAGTCTCCATAAAAATTATTCGCAACAAGATCACTGGCCAGCCTGAGGGATATGGGTTTGTGGAGTTTGTTTCTCATCAAGCAGCTGAAAGGATACTGCAGACTTACAATGGTACACCAATGCCTGGAACTGATCAAATGTTTAGGTTAAATTGGGCATCATTTGGCATTGGAGAAAGACGTACTGATCCAGGGCTGGAGCATTCTATTTTTGTTGGGGATTTGGCATCCGATGTTACAGATTATCTATTGCAAGAAACCTTTCGAGCTCACTATCCATCTGTTAGAGGTGCCAAGGTTGTGACTGATCCAAATACTGGACGCTCAAAGGGTTATGGGTTTGTTAAATTTGCCGATGAGATGGAGAGAAATCGTGCTATGACTGAAATGAACGGTGTCTATTGCTCAACTAGAGCTATGCGAATTAGTGCAGCAACACCAAAGAAGACCACTGCTGGTTTTCAGCAGCAATATGCTGTTGCAAAAG CTGTATATCCAGTTCCAGCTTATACAACTCCCATGCAGGTGCTCCCACCGGATAACGATAATACTAATACCACA ATTTTTGTTGGCAACTTGGATCCAAATGTTACAGAAGAGGAGTTGAAGCAATTCTTTTCACCATTAGGAGAGATTGTTTATGTCAAGATTCCTGCGGCCAAAGGATGTGGTTTTGTACAGTTTGCAACCAG GACATCTGCAGAAGAAGCTATACAGAGAATGCAGGGGCAAATGATTGGTCAACAAGTTGTTCGCATTTCCTGGGGTAGGAGCCCAACAGCAAAACAG GACTTACCTGGTGCCTGGGGTACGCAAGTTGATCCAAATCAGTGGAGTGCCTACTATGGCTATGGACAAGGATATGATGCTTATGCTTATGGAGCTACCCAGGATCCGTCTCTGTATGCATATGGTGCATATGCTGGATATGCCCAATATTCTCAACAG ATTGAAGGTTCTCAAGAAATGGCAGCTATAACAGCTGCTGTCCCAGGTGTAGAACAAAGGGAGGAGTCATACGATCCATTGGCCACACCTGATGTTGATAA GTTAAATGCTACCTACCTCTCTGTTCATGGAAGTGCCATAGTAGGTCGGCCCTTATGGCTGAGAACCTCCTTTTTGCCACAAGCTTGA
- the LOC108469668 gene encoding polyadenylate-binding protein RBP47B'-like isoform X1, translating into MATITATQHHHHPTSLEEVRTLWIGDLQFWVDESYLNSCFAHTGEVPHSLPSYILLVSIKIIRNKITGQPEGYGFVEFVSHQAAERILQTYNGTPMPGTDQMFRLNWASFGIGERRTDPGLEHSIFVGDLASDVTDYLLQETFRAHYPSVRGAKVVTDPNTGRSKGYGFVKFADEMERNRAMTEMNGVYCSTRAMRISAATPKKTTAGFQQQYAVAKAVYPVPAYTTPMQVLPPDNDNTNTTIFVGNLDPNVTEEELKQFFSPLGEIVYVKIPAAKGCGFVQFATRTSAEEAIQRMQGQMIGQQVVRISWGRSPTAKQDLPGAWGTQVDPNQWSAYYGYGQGYDAYAYGATQDPSLYAYGAYAGYAQYSQQIEGSQEMAAITAAVPGVEQREESYDPLATPDVDKLNATYLSVHGSAIVGRPLWLRTSFLPQA; encoded by the exons ATGGCGACGATAACTGCTACACAACACCACCACCATCCGACATCGCTAGAGGAAGTCCGTACGCTTTGGATAGGAGACCTCCAGTTTTGGGTCGACGAGTCTTACCTCAACTCTTGCTTTGCTCACACCGGCGAGGTTCCCCATTCTCTCCCTTCTTATATACTC CTAGTCTCCATAAAAATTATTCGCAACAAGATCACTGGCCAGCCTGAGGGATATGGGTTTGTGGAGTTTGTTTCTCATCAAGCAGCTGAAAGGATACTGCAGACTTACAATGGTACACCAATGCCTGGAACTGATCAAATGTTTAGGTTAAATTGGGCATCATTTGGCATTGGAGAAAGACGTACTGATCCAGGGCTGGAGCATTCTATTTTTGTTGGGGATTTGGCATCCGATGTTACAGATTATCTATTGCAAGAAACCTTTCGAGCTCACTATCCATCTGTTAGAGGTGCCAAGGTTGTGACTGATCCAAATACTGGACGCTCAAAGGGTTATGGGTTTGTTAAATTTGCCGATGAGATGGAGAGAAATCGTGCTATGACTGAAATGAACGGTGTCTATTGCTCAACTAGAGCTATGCGAATTAGTGCAGCAACACCAAAGAAGACCACTGCTGGTTTTCAGCAGCAATATGCTGTTGCAAAAG CTGTATATCCAGTTCCAGCTTATACAACTCCCATGCAGGTGCTCCCACCGGATAACGATAATACTAATACCACA ATTTTTGTTGGCAACTTGGATCCAAATGTTACAGAAGAGGAGTTGAAGCAATTCTTTTCACCATTAGGAGAGATTGTTTATGTCAAGATTCCTGCGGCCAAAGGATGTGGTTTTGTACAGTTTGCAACCAG GACATCTGCAGAAGAAGCTATACAGAGAATGCAGGGGCAAATGATTGGTCAACAAGTTGTTCGCATTTCCTGGGGTAGGAGCCCAACAGCAAAACAG GACTTACCTGGTGCCTGGGGTACGCAAGTTGATCCAAATCAGTGGAGTGCCTACTATGGCTATGGACAAGGATATGATGCTTATGCTTATGGAGCTACCCAGGATCCGTCTCTGTATGCATATGGTGCATATGCTGGATATGCCCAATATTCTCAACAG ATTGAAGGTTCTCAAGAAATGGCAGCTATAACAGCTGCTGTCCCAGGTGTAGAACAAAGGGAGGAGTCATACGATCCATTGGCCACACCTGATGTTGATAA GTTAAATGCTACCTACCTCTCTGTTCATGGAAGTGCCATAGTAGGTCGGCCCTTATGGCTGAGAACCTCCTTTTTGCCACAAGCTTGA